In Lacerta agilis isolate rLacAgi1 chromosome 1, rLacAgi1.pri, whole genome shotgun sequence, the following proteins share a genomic window:
- the RASGRP1 gene encoding RAS guanyl-releasing protein 1 isoform X2 — MFKTDSNLTNAMEEFQELVRVNGEELHCRLIDTSQINAREWSRKITQRIKSNSSKKRKVSLLFDHLEPEELSDHLTYLEFKSFRRISLPDYQNYIMNGCVKDNPTMERSIALCNGISQWVQLMVLNRPTPQLRAEVFIKFIHVAQKLHQLQNFNTLMAVIGGLCHSSISRLKETSSHVPHDIHKVFNEMTELLSSCRNYDNYRRAYSECSNFKIPILGVHLKDLISLYEAMPDYLEDNKVNIHKLYSLYNHVNELIQLQEIGPPLEANKDLVHLLTLSLDLYYTEDEIYELSYAREPKSHRAAPLTPSKPPVVADWASGVAPKPDPKIISKHVQRMVDSVFKNYDHDLDGYISQEEFEKIAASFPFSFCVMDKDREGLISRDEITAYFMRASSIYSKLGLGFAHNFQETTYLKPTFCDNCAGFLWGVIKQGYRCKDCGMNCHKQCKDLVVFECKRRAKVPAVDNSPASALASSLCPMGLKEHMHGLEEGGFPFPNGEVVEHSEGSKDRTIMLMGVSAQKISVRLKPSVLHKSTQTDLVVAHSDGLPRQPREPGTLPENTLLQPTPLSPCPSPVLSRKKAYVKWENKDCSQKTKQEPCALKPTYQELEQERNILTTENEALKLRLKQAHKKIEFLSIRRNHILDSREHGDCL, encoded by the exons aaatgctcgAGAGTGGTCCAGAAAGATCACACAGCGGATAAAATCTAACAGCAGTAAGAAACGAAAAGTGTCGCTACTCTTTGATCACTTGGAACCAGAGGAGTTGTCAGACCACCTCACTTACCTTGAGTTCAAATCCTTCCGACGGATATCA CTTCCAGATTATCAGAACTACATCATGAATGGCTGTGTGAAGGACAATCCAACCATGGAACGCTCAATTGCTCTTTGTAACGGTATCTCCCAGTGGGTGCAGCTAATGGTACTCAATAGGCCGACACCGCAGCTTCGAGCTGAAGTATTCATCAAATTCATTCATGTGGCCCAG aaacTTCATCAGTTGCAGAATTTTAATACATTAATGGCTGTGATAGGTGGCCTTTGCCATAGTTCCATTTCTAGACTTAAAGAAACAAGTTCTCACGTTCCTCATGATATTCATAAG gtgTTTAATGAAATGACAGAACTGCTATCATCTTGTAGGAACTATGATAATTATCGACGTGCTTACAGCGAGTGCAGTAACTTTAAGATCCCTATCCTTGGAGTACATCTGAAAGACTTGATCTCCCTTTATGAGGCCATGCCAGATTACTTGGAAGACAACAAAGTTAATATACATAaattgtattctttgtataatcatgTCAATGAACTGATACAACTGCAAGAGATAGGCCCTCCCCTGGAAGCTAACAAGGATCTTGTTCATCTCCTCACG CTGTCCCTTGATCTTTACTACACGGAAGATGAAATCTATGAACTTTCATATGCACGAGAGCCAAAAAGTCACCGGGCTGCG CCTTTGACGCCTTCTAAACCGCCAGTAGTAGCAGACTGGGCCTCTGGTGTAGCCCCAAAACCTGACCCAAAGATCATTAGCAAACACGTTCAGAGAATGGTAGAT TCTGTTTTCAAAAATTACGACCATGATCTGGATGGGTACATTTCTCAGGAAGAATTTGAGAAGATTGCGGCAAGCTTTCCTTTCTCGTTTTGTGTAATGGACAAGGACAG GGAAGGTCTGATTAGCAGGGATGAAATCACAGCTTACTTCATGAGGGCCAGCTCAATCTATTCTAAACTAGGCCTTGGCTTTGCCCACAACTTCCAAGAGACCACTTACCTGAAGCCTACATTTTGTGACAACTGCGCTGGATTT CTCTGGGGAGTTATTAAACAAGGATATAGATGCAAAG ATTGTGGAATGAACTGCCACAAGCAATGCAAAGATCTGGTTGTATTTGAATGCAAGAGAAGAGCCAAAGTCCCAGCAGTAGACAACAGCCCTGCTTCAGCCCTTGCATCTAGTCTTTGTCCCATGGGGCTCAAAGAGCACATGCATG GTCTGGAGGAGGGAGGATTTCCATTTCCTAACGGAGAAGTTGTGGAGCACAGTGAAGGGAGCAAAGACAGAACTATTATGCTTATGGGGGTGTCTGCTCAAAAGATCTCAGTGAGGCTAAAGCCATCTGTGTTACACAAGAGTACACAAACTGACTTAGTGGTGGCACATAGTGATGGGCTCCCCAGGCAACCGAGAGAGCCAGGAACGCTACCTGAAAACACTCTTCTGCAGCCTACTCCGCTGTCGCCGTGTCCAAGCCCGGTTCTTAGCCGTAAAAAGGCGTATGTGAAATGGGAAAACAAGGACTGCAGTCAAAAAACAAAGCAGGAGCCCTGTGCTCTAAAACCCACATACCAGGAATTAGAGCAG GAGAGAAACATCCTTACAACGGAGAATGAAGCTTTAAAGCTACGACTTAAACAGGCACATAAGAAAATTGAATTCCTCAGCATTCGAAGAAACCACATATTGGACAGCAGGGAACATGGAGACTGCTTGTAG